AGAAAAATCCAAACTTATCTAATTGTTCTTCTTTAGAAAGTCCTAATTCATCAAATACCTTAGATTGTAAACTAGAATCATGTATTCTAATAGATCCTCCCCCAATTTCATATCCATTTAATACTAAATCATATGATTCTGATAATATTTTATCATATTCTTTAGTATCTAAATATTTAATATGATCTTTTTTAATTGAAGTAAAAGGATGATGTGCTGCTTGATATCTTCCTTCCTCTTCTGAATATTCAAACATAGGGAAATCTAATACCCAAACAAATTTAAATTTATCTTTATCTATTAATCCTAACTCTTCTCCAAGTTTTAGTCTTAAAGCCCCAAGTCCGTCTAATACTGCCTTATTTTTATCTGCAAGTATAAATACTATCTCATTATTTTTTAAATCTAATCTTTGAATTAAAGAATTAATTGTTTCTTCATCAAAAAACTTAGATATAGGTGAGCTTATACTTCCATCTTCAAGTTTTTTAATGTATGCAAGTCCTTTCGCTTTATAGTACACTTTAACAAAATCTTCTAAATCTTTAATTCTTTTTCTTGAAAAATCTTTATCTTCACTTACTATAGCTCTTACACTACCACCATTTGATATTGCATCATCAAATACTGAAAATCCTTTTCCATTTACAATATTTGAAATATCTTGTATTTTCATATCAAATCTTAAATCTGGTTTATCTGAACCATAATTATTCATAGCATAATCATAGCTAATTCTTTCAAATGGCTTATCTTCAACTTCACCAGTAACATCTATAAACACTTTTTTAGCTAATCTTTCAACTAGGTTTAATATATCTTCTTGATGTATAAATGACATTTCTAAGTCAAGTTGTGTAAATTCAGGTTGTCTATCTGCTCTTAAATCCTCATCTCTAAAACATTTAGCAATTTGATAATATTTATCTATACCTGCTACCATTAATGTTTGTTTAAATAATTGAGGAGATTGAGGCAATGCATAAAATTCTCCTTTTTGTACTCTACTTGGAACTATGAAATCACGAGCTCCCTCTGGTGTAGCCTTACCTAATATAGGGGTATCTATATCTAAAAATCCCTCTTTATTCATAAATTCTCTAATAGAAAATAGCATGTCATTTCTCTTTTTAATATTTTCTAACATTTTTCTTCTTCTAATATCTAAATATCTATATGTTAATCTTAAATTTTCATTTACATTAGTTTCTGATAATTCAAAAGGTAATTGTTTAGAATGAGAAAGTATAGTTAATTCCCCAGCTAATACTTCTATATCTCCTGTTTCAATATTAGGATTTTTTGAACTTCTTTCAACCACTTTACCTTTTACTTGTATTACAAATTCATTTTTAAGTTTTTTTACTAATTCTTGTAAATTAGAAGGTGAATTTTCATTAATTAATATTTGTGTAATACCATATCTATCTCTTAAATCTATAAATGCAAAATGCCCTAAATCTCTTACTTTATCAATCCAACCAGCTAAAATTACATTTTCATTAACATTTTCTATTCTTAATTCATTTAACTTATGGCTTCTATACATGCTTTATCCTCTCTATCATTTCCGTTATAGTTATCTCTTCTTGATTTCCAGTTTTAAAATCTTTGAAAGTTATCTTTCCTGAATTTATTTCATTTTCTCCTAGTATTAATACATAATTTGCACCAACTTTATTAGCTTTTTTCATTTGTGCTGAAAATCCTTTAATACTATATTCAAATTCTACATTAACATCATTTTTTCTAAGAATTTTAATTATATCAAATAAATATTTTTTAGTTTCTTCAAAATATATTATAAATACTTTTTTATCTTTTTTTGATAATAAAGATTCATCCATTATCATTGATAATCTTTCTATACCTGCTGCAAACCCTACAGCTGGAACTTTAATTCCTGCTAAAATTTCTGTTAGTTTATCATATCTTCCACCACCTAAGATAGTAGACTGAGCTCCAAGTTTGTTTGATTTAATTTCAAATACTGTGTCAGAATAATAATCAAGTCCTCTAACAAGTGATGGGTTTATCTCATATTTAATATTAAACTCATCTAAATTATATTTTAACTCTTCAAAAAATATTTTACTTTCTTCATCAAAAAAATCATGTAATTTAGGAGCATTTTCTAAAACTTTTTGATCTCCTTCATCTTTTGAATCAAATACTCTTAAAGGATTTTTTTCTGCCCTTATTTTTGAATCATCACTTAATTTATCTATATTATTTAATAAATATTTCTTTAACTCTTTAATATATGTAATTCTTGATTCTACAGAACCAAGAGAATTTAATTCAACATATATATCAGTTATTCCTAAATTATCTAAAAATTCACATGCCATAGTTATTAGCTCTGCATCTAGGAAAGCACTTCTTATTCCAAATGATTCAACACCAAATTGATGAAATTCTCTATATCTTCCTTTTTGTGGTGCTTCATATCTATACATAGGTCCATAATAGTACCATTTTACATTAGGGTTACTCTTATGAAATCCTGCATTTAAATAAGCTCTTACAACACCAGCAGTTCCTTCAGGACGCATAGTTATACTTCTATCTCCCTTATCCATAAAAGTATACATTTCTTTTGAAACAACATCTGTTTCATCTCCAACAGCTCTTTTAAAAAGCTCTGTTTCTTCTAATATAGGAGTAATAATATTTGTATATCCATATTTATCAAAAATTTTCTTAGCTGTATTTACAATGAAATTATATTTTTCAACTTCTTGTGAAAACATATCTTTCATTCCTCTTAAAGTTTCAAATTTCATAAAAGCTCCTTCACTTCATCATATATTAACTCATGTATATCATCAATACTTAACATATTATTATCAACTACACAATTTATTATTTTCCAGTTTTTTTCTCTAGCTATATTCAGTGCATTATAGTATGATTTTTTTAAATATTCTTCATCTCTTTCATGTATATCTTTTTTACTATCTCCAGTAAATTTATTATCTCTATTTTTCATCAAATTAAAAGTATATTCTATTGGAACATTTAAAAATATTGTCAGGTCAGGTCTAGGCAATTCAAATTTATTAAATTCTAAATCTTCTAACCAATTTAAATATTTTTCTTTTTCTATTTCATCATCTATTTTAGAACCATGATGTATCATATTAGACCCCGTATATCTATCACTGATTATAACGTAATCTGATAAATATTCTATTTCCCATTCCAACTTATATGAAGCATATCTATCTATTCCATAAAATGTTGAAGCAGTGTACGCATTAACATCTGTGGGCTTAGAACCAAATTTTCCTGATAAATACATCTTAACTAAAACAGATGCATCAGAATTATAGTTAGGAAAAGATATCTTCTTTACATTAATTCCATTATTAACTAATCTATTATATAACTTCTGTGTTTGTGTTTGCTTACCACTACCATCAGTACCTTCTATTATTATTAATTTACCCATATCTATCTCCTAGTATTTTTCTAATATCACTTTTAAACTATGCCAAGCAAGGGTTGAACATTTAATCCTAGCAGGCATATCTTTAGTTATTTCTAAAAGTTTTGCTTCTCCTAACATTTCTTTTTCATTATCACTTACATACTCATCTTTAATTACTTTAAAGAAAATGTTTACAATATCTTTAGCTTCATCAATCTTTATACCTTTAACTAATTCAACAAGCATAGCAGAAGATGCTGTAGATATAGCACAACCACTACCTAAAAAAGAAGCATCTACTATCTTATCTTCTTCAACTTTTAATATGATAGATAAATCATCTCCACATGAAGGATTATGACCTCTTTCAATATCAGTAGCATTTTCTATTTCTCCTCTTAAATCATCTCTTCTATTATACTCCATTATTGTTAATTGATATAATTTTTCTAAGCTCATAATTGCTCCCTAAATCTTTTATTTCATTTTAACATATTTAAAAATTTTTTTCTACACAAAATGAAAGGATTAACCTTCACTTCAAAGTTAATCCCTGTTAGTTTTTTCTATATGGTATTCTATATCATCAATAAGAATTATATTATTTTCAACATTATGTTCCATCAAATCTTTATGAGTTCTAATTAAAATTCCCAAGCCTAAATTTTTCTTTTTCATAGCAATTTGTAAATTTTGTTCACTATCACTCAATGTTTCATTATCTTTTTGTATTTTTATTCCCACAAGTTTATCATCAATTTTTACTCTTAATATTCCATCTAAACCCTTATTTCTTTGAACTATATCACAATCGTATCTACTAAGTATTCTTTTTTCTCTATCAGTTTTAACATCATATTTATCTATTCCATTTTTTAAAAGAGCAGATTCTGTCTTGATTGGATATTCTAATCTATATTTAGCTATACTTATTGCATTAGGATTAATATCAAAGCCTATATATCTCCTATTAAGTAATTTAGATGCTACAGCACAAGTTCCACTTCCTAAAAATGGATCTAATACAATATCTCCTTCATTAGAAGCAATTTTTAATATATTTTCAAGTAATTGTATAGGTTTTTGTGTTGGATAACCAACCCTTTCTTTAGCTTTAGGATTTAAAAATGGTATTTCCCAAACATCTCCTAATGGAACTCCTTTTTTTATTCTATTATATACAACCTTACCATTTTCATCTCTTTTATATATACTTTTTCCATTTCCATCTCTAATTCTATCTTGAAGAATTTGATCTACATTTGTAGTAGGTGAATAATCCGTATAAATAATATTAAATTTATACTCCTTTGATTTTGAGAAATGATAAATATTTTGATGTGAATCTAAAAGACCTTTTTTAGAATTACTCCACCTTTTATATGTCCATATAATTTCACTTACAAAATTACTTACTCCGAATATTTCTTCTAATAATAACCTTATTATATGACTTGCATTATTATCACAATGGACAAAAATATTACCATCATTTTTTAAAACTCTCTTCATTTCAACAAGTCTTATCCTCAAATATTCCTTATATTCTTCTATATCATTCCAAATATCATTAAATTCATATTCAATACCTTCTTTACTCTTTAATTTATGTTTTCTTTGAGTAAAAAATGGAGGATCTAAATATATAAGATCTATAGTTTCATCATACATATTTCTCATTCCATCTAAACAATCTAAATTATATATATCATTTATTTGCATTACAATTATTCCTTTCATCAGCAATTTTTTGTAATATGCCCAATAAATCAATGTCTGTTTCTTTTTTTATATAATCCCAAGCCAAATCACTATAATAATATTGACCATTTACTCCTATATATAGCGTTTTTAAAGTTTCTTGTATTTTTATTGCTTGGCTACGATTAGGATAATAAAACATTATTCTTATTGGAGTATACCCATGAGATTGAATAACCTTAACTCTTGTATGTTCTTTAGTTATATGATCACCGTCCGTTGTAGCATCCTTCCATTTTATTTCATAAGCTTTATTGTCCACAAGACAATCTATTTCAAAAGTTTTTGGTCTATTACTTAAAGTATTATTTACCTTAATTTTCTTTGAATTAGTATATTTATGTTTAAAACATAATATAGTTGCTTCTTCTAAAAAAGAACCTGCATATTTATACAGAAATCTTCCTTTATTTTTATAAATATCTATTAATTCCCCCTCTTTTGTAGACACTCCCAAAACCCTGTATATTAAATAATGAGATTTATCATCATTTTTCATTTCTTCTATTCTTTCATCAACTTTAAATTTTAGATTATTACTATATTTATCAGCTAATTCTTTTATTTTATTATATATTTTTTCAATATTTTTCATTTTATTCACCTCATTTAAACATCTAAAATTATTCAATTAAAAGTTCGTATAATCTTTTTAAAGTATATAATAAATGGTTATAAAAGTCATCTTTCAACATAGTCTTATCTATATAATATTATAGGCAGAATAACATTTCATTTACATAAACAAAACAATATTCTGCCATAATTTTTATCTATTTAATTTTAAATTGTATAAATACTGGATCATGATCACTAAATGCTCCTTGAGCTTTAGTAAATTCAGGATTTATTCTTATTACATCTACATTTACTTTTCCACTATATTCCTTATTTATGAACATATTATCAAGTACTTGGGACATACCTCCATATACATATGAATATCTCTTATTTGGTGCAAGTTCTCCCATAACATCTATAAGTTCATTTCCTCTAATATTTTTAGATGTTGTAGAAAAATCATAATCATTAATATCTCCCATTACAACTATAGAAGCATCTTTGTCTTTAGATAATATCTCTTTAACAAAATTATTAATATATGTAGCTTGCTTATTTCTATTAACTTCTGATCTTCTTATAGGTGGTTGTTGTGGTCCATATATAGGGTCATCTCCTCTTTTTGAGCTTAAGTGAACTCCTATAATATATAGATGTTTACCATTTACATCAAATAAGGCAACTAAAGGTTTTCTTGTTGCAACAAAGTACTCAGAATCAAGTCCTATTCTTCCAGGATTATATTTTAATTTAGCCTTACCATTATTATCTAATATAACTTTAGTATTATCATATGATGTACTTTTATTTGATTCAATTAATTTAACTCTATCTTTTCTATATAATATAGCGTTACGTATATTCATAGATGGCATACCACCATCTTTTCCATATTCTGGATCAACTGCTAAATATCCATATTCTATATTAGTTTCATCTCTAATGGCATCTATAAGAGCTTGACCATTTTTTTCTGAACTTACAACATCACTTGTTGTTGGACCATCATCATCTCCAACCTCTATAAGAGTGATGATATCTGGTGTATTTAATTTATCCTTAACTTGTTTTGCAAATTGCACAGTTCTTTCAGGACTTACAACATGAGCATAGTTCTCAACATTATATGATGCTATATTAATCATATCTTCCCTATAATCAAATTCTAAAACATCAGGTTTTGCACCAATATTTTCAATAGGTGGTAATTCTTCTATAGGTAATATCTTAATATCATTATAGTTATCATTAGTTAATACCCCTATTATATCTCCTTTAAATCTATCTCCTGGATTAGGTGTAAACTCTCTTATAAAATGATTATTCTTCCAATACTTACTTCTTGTAGCTGAAACATTTAATACATGATTTTTTTCATTTCCATATTTATCATATAGTACTCCACCATTTTCTGTAAGTACTGCCTTATCTCTTGCAAGTTTAGGAATTACAAATACATCTCCATAT
The genomic region above belongs to Streptobacillus moniliformis DSM 12112 and contains:
- the aspS gene encoding aspartate--tRNA ligase, yielding MYRSHKLNELRIENVNENVILAGWIDKVRDLGHFAFIDLRDRYGITQILINENSPSNLQELVKKLKNEFVIQVKGKVVERSSKNPNIETGDIEVLAGELTILSHSKQLPFELSETNVNENLRLTYRYLDIRRRKMLENIKKRNDMLFSIREFMNKEGFLDIDTPILGKATPEGARDFIVPSRVQKGEFYALPQSPQLFKQTLMVAGIDKYYQIAKCFRDEDLRADRQPEFTQLDLEMSFIHQEDILNLVERLAKKVFIDVTGEVEDKPFERISYDYAMNNYGSDKPDLRFDMKIQDISNIVNGKGFSVFDDAISNGGSVRAIVSEDKDFSRKRIKDLEDFVKVYYKAKGLAYIKKLEDGSISSPISKFFDEETINSLIQRLDLKNNEIVFILADKNKAVLDGLGALRLKLGEELGLIDKDKFKFVWVLDFPMFEYSEEEGRYQAAHHPFTSIKKDHIKYLDTKEYDKILSESYDLVLNGYEIGGGSIRIHDSSLQSKVFDELGLSKEEQLDKFGFFLETLSYGVPPHGGLAFGLDRWLMAMLKENSIKEVIPFPKTNKGQDLLTGAPADVDYNQLENDLKLKKICIE
- the hisS gene encoding histidine--tRNA ligase, yielding MKFETLRGMKDMFSQEVEKYNFIVNTAKKIFDKYGYTNIITPILEETELFKRAVGDETDVVSKEMYTFMDKGDRSITMRPEGTAGVVRAYLNAGFHKSNPNVKWYYYGPMYRYEAPQKGRYREFHQFGVESFGIRSAFLDAELITMACEFLDNLGITDIYVELNSLGSVESRITYIKELKKYLLNNIDKLSDDSKIRAEKNPLRVFDSKDEGDQKVLENAPKLHDFFDEESKIFFEELKYNLDEFNIKYEINPSLVRGLDYYSDTVFEIKSNKLGAQSTILGGGRYDKLTEILAGIKVPAVGFAAGIERLSMIMDESLLSKKDKKVFIIYFEETKKYLFDIIKILRKNDVNVEFEYSIKGFSAQMKKANKVGANYVLILGENEINSGKITFKDFKTGNQEEITITEMIERIKHV
- a CDS encoding dTMP kinase; this encodes MGKLIIIEGTDGSGKQTQTQKLYNRLVNNGINVKKISFPNYNSDASVLVKMYLSGKFGSKPTDVNAYTASTFYGIDRYASYKLEWEIEYLSDYVIISDRYTGSNMIHHGSKIDDEIEKEKYLNWLEDLEFNKFELPRPDLTIFLNVPIEYTFNLMKNRDNKFTGDSKKDIHERDEEYLKKSYYNALNIAREKNWKIINCVVDNNMLSIDDIHELIYDEVKELL
- the sufU gene encoding Fe-S cluster assembly sulfur transfer protein SufU translates to MSLEKLYQLTIMEYNRRDDLRGEIENATDIERGHNPSCGDDLSIILKVEEDKIVDASFLGSGCAISTASSAMLVELVKGIKIDEAKDIVNIFFKVIKDEYVSDNEKEMLGEAKLLEITKDMPARIKCSTLAWHSLKVILEKY
- a CDS encoding DNA-methyltransferase, producing MKGIIVMQINDIYNLDCLDGMRNMYDETIDLIYLDPPFFTQRKHKLKSKEGIEYEFNDIWNDIEEYKEYLRIRLVEMKRVLKNDGNIFVHCDNNASHIIRLLLEEIFGVSNFVSEIIWTYKRWSNSKKGLLDSHQNIYHFSKSKEYKFNIIYTDYSPTTNVDQILQDRIRDGNGKSIYKRDENGKVVYNRIKKGVPLGDVWEIPFLNPKAKERVGYPTQKPIQLLENILKIASNEGDIVLDPFLGSGTCAVASKLLNRRYIGFDINPNAISIAKYRLEYPIKTESALLKNGIDKYDVKTDREKRILSRYDCDIVQRNKGLDGILRVKIDDKLVGIKIQKDNETLSDSEQNLQIAMKKKNLGLGILIRTHKDLMEHNVENNIILIDDIEYHIEKTNRD
- a CDS encoding ApaLI family restriction endonuclease, which translates into the protein MKNIEKIYNKIKELADKYSNNLKFKVDERIEEMKNDDKSHYLIYRVLGVSTKEGELIDIYKNKGRFLYKYAGSFLEEATILCFKHKYTNSKKIKVNNTLSNRPKTFEIDCLVDNKAYEIKWKDATTDGDHITKEHTRVKVIQSHGYTPIRIMFYYPNRSQAIKIQETLKTLYIGVNGQYYYSDLAWDYIKKETDIDLLGILQKIADERNNCNANK
- a CDS encoding endonuclease/exonuclease/phosphatase family protein, translating into MKKILLSFIMMISLGYAESISEIQGRGLQSPLLDRRVSNVEGIVTYKVNDRYNKGMYIQSEKPDQDPNTSEGIYVEYKGVDKISVGDLVVVSGKVGEKQFARFDKTKLTVTTIFANKLEVIDVNLKPMITDIYGDEIPVNVSDDNVLTIDRTASAMDFYESLEGMVVRIKNPYITGHKEEYGDVFVIPKLARDKAVLTENGGVLYDKYGNEKNHVLNVSATRSKYWKNNHFIREFTPNPGDRFKGDIIGVLTNDNYNDIKILPIEELPPIENIGAKPDVLEFDYREDMINIASYNVENYAHVVSPERTVQFAKQVKDKLNTPDIITLIEVGDDDGPTTSDVVSSEKNGQALIDAIRDETNIEYGYLAVDPEYGKDGGMPSMNIRNAILYRKDRVKLIESNKSTSYDNTKVILDNNGKAKLKYNPGRIGLDSEYFVATRKPLVALFDVNGKHLYIIGVHLSSKRGDDPIYGPQQPPIRRSEVNRNKQATYINNFVKEILSKDKDASIVVMGDINDYDFSTTSKNIRGNELIDVMGELAPNKRYSYVYGGMSQVLDNMFINKEYSGKVNVDVIRINPEFTKAQGAFSDHDPVFIQFKIK